The genome window GTCACTGCCCCTTCTTCCAGCACCAGCCCGCGTACGTTGGCGCGGGGATAATCGAGCAGCTCGGCCGCCCCCATGGCGCGCGCCAAGATGATTGCGTCGCTGGGGAAACCTTCGGCGGTCGTCCGCCCGGTATAACCCGTCAACTGCCTGAGCAGCCGGTTCGCCAGATCCTCGAAATCATGCATGCGTTCGCGCAGATAGGGGTCGGTCAACCGCATCATCCGCGCTTTGGTGTCGCTCTGCACCTTTTCGACCGCCGCTTCCGCCGTCAGGCCGTTGCGAATCGCCTCCTCGAGCTTGCGCACCCAGCCCTGGTCATGCGCGAACATGCGATAGGTTTCGAGCACCTCACGGTGTTCGCCTTCCATCGAGACGTCGCGACGCGACAGCATGTCGTCGATCGAGATCCGGAGCGAGCCCATGGCTTCGGCCAGCCGCCGGATTTCCTTCTCGGCATCTTCATTCAGCAGGTTGGTCACGACGATGCGCGGCTCGTGCAGCACGACGTAACCGAGGCCGATGCCGTCATTATAGGTGTCGCCGTCGATCGTCACCGATCGTGTCAGGTCGAGTTCGAGGCCTGGCTTGGTGATCTTCTTGAGCTCGCCGGTGGCGATCATCTCGGCAAGCACCATCGCCGTCGTTTCGAGCGCTTCCACCTCCTCGTCGCGATAGTTGCGGCTCGCCTTGTTCTGCACGACGAGAACGCCAAGCGAGCGGCCGGTCCTGAGGATCGGCACGCCGAGGAAGGAATGGTAGATTTCTTCGCCCGTTTCCGGCAGATAGCGGAACGCCGGATGCGACTGCGCGTCGGAGAGGTTCAGCGGCTGCGCCGAAGCGGCGATCGTACCGACGAGGCCCTGCCCCATCTTCAGCTGCGCCAGGTGCACGGCCTCTCGGTTGAGGCCTTCAGTCGCGTAGAGTTCGAGAACGCCGTCGGCGCGCAGCACATAGACGGAGCAAACCTCCGCCACCATGTTGCCGGCGATCTGGCGGACGATCCGGTCAAGACGATCCTGCGGCTCCAGCGGCTCTGCCATCAACTCGCGCAGCCGCCTGAGCAGCACGCGCGGACCGCCGGAAAGGTCTCTCATGGCGTCTCAAGCTCCCGAAACAACGCACTCAGTCGCGGCAGGCCTGCCTTCGTCTCCTCAACCTGAAGGGGCAGGCAGGCCGCTGGGAATCAATTCTTATCCAGACCGTAGCAGGAATGCAAAGTCCTGACAGCGAGTTCTGCATAAGGACCGTCGATCAGGATGGAAATCTTGATCTCGGAGGTGGTGATCGCCTTGATGTTGATGCCTTTTTCAGCAAGTGCACGAAACGCGGTCGCAGCGACGCCCGCATGGCTGCGCATGCCGATGCCGATGACCGACACTTTCACCAGCCCTGATTCGTTCTGCACGACATCGTAGCCGATCTTCTCCTTATGGTCGCCGAGCACCTTGATCGCTTTCTCCACGTCGCCGGACGGCACGGTGAAGGTCATGTCGGTCTTCGACCCGTCCTCGGAGATATTCTGGACGATCATGTCGACATTGATATGGGATTCGGCGAGCGGCCCGAAGATCGCCGCGGAAACGCCCGGCCGGTCGGCAAGACGGCGAAGCGAGATCTGAGCCTCATCCTTGGCATAGGCGATGCCGGTGACTACTTCCTGTTCCACGATTTCATCCTCGTCACAAATCAGCGTTCCGGGCGGGTTTAGCAGATCGCCCATGCCCGGAGCATCGGGATCTTCGAATGACGAGCGCACGAAGGTGCGCACCTTGTGCACCATGGCAAGCTCGACCGAGCGCACCTGCAACACCTTGGCGCCGAGCGAGGCCATTTCAAGCATTTCCTCGAAGGCGATCTTCTTCAGCCTGCGCGCCTTCGGCACGATGCGCGGGTCGGTCGTATAAACGCCGTCGACATCGGTATAGATATCGCAGCGATCCGCTTTGACAGCCGCCGCGATGGCGACGGCCGAAGTATCCGACCCGCCGCGCCCGAGCGTCGCGAGGCGGTTGTCAGGACCCAATCCCTGGAAGCCGGCGATGACGGCAACCTGCCCCTCGCCCATGCGTTTGACGATGTCGGAGCCGTCGATTTCCAGGATGCGCGCCGCGCCATGGGCGTTGTCGGTCTGGATCGGAATCTGCCATCCCTGCCAGGAACGCGCATTAATATCCATCGCCTGCAAGGCGATCGCCAGCAGCCCCGAGGTCACCTGCTCGCCGGAGGCGACCACCGCATCATATTCGCGCGCATCATAAAACGGAGAATTGGCGCCGATCACCTTCGGCATGCCCTGCACCCAGCTGACCAGCTCATTGGTTTTGCCGGACATGGCCGAGACCACCACCGCCACCTCGTGGCCGGCGTCGACTTCACGTTTCACATGGCGGGCAACGTTCTTGATGCGGTCCAGGTCAGCGACGGACGTGCCGCCGAATTTCATTACGATACGTGCCATATGCCTCTACCACGACTGGCGCCGGAAACGGAAACCCGGACCCGGCATCACGAAAGCTCTGGGGCGGACCGCTTGGCGAAAGAGCCGGATTCCCATTTTTTGGAACCGCTCTAAAAGCCCAGGCCCTGAAGGCCCCAAGTTGCGGCGTCTCTTAGCGAGTTTGGCGGGGGGAGGCAAGCGCGCGATAAAAGCAATCGCCGGGCGTCTGCGCCTTCGTCAGGTGGCCGATACCCACGCCCCTTGACTTATGCCCCCGATCATCCGACTTCACTTGTCACGAACGAAGGAGTGGACGATGACGGAAACCGCCAGAAGCACGATCGACCAGGGCGAAGTGGACCGCTTCTCGGCGATGGCGGCGGAATGGTGGAGCCCGACCGGCAAGTTCAGGCCGCTGCACAAGTTCAATCCCGTCCGTCTCGCCTATATAAGAGACAAGGCCTGCGAGAATTTCAGCCGTGAGCCGAAAAGCGCTCGCCCGCTCGAGGGCCTGCGCGTCCTCGATATCGGTTGCGGCGGCGGCCTCCTGTCCGAACCTGTCGCGCGCATGGGCGCCTCTGTCGTCGGTGCCGATCCCTCCGAAAAGAATATCGGCATAGCCTCGACCCATGCGAAATCCTCCGGCGTTTCAGTCGACTATCGCGCTGTCACCGCCGAGGCGCTTGCCGAGGCCGGCGAAACCTTCGATATCGTCTTGAACATGGAAGTGGTCGAACATGTCGCCGACGTCGAATTCTTCATGGCGACCTGCGCGAAAATGGTCCGCCCCGGCGGCCTGATCTTCGTCGCCACCATCAACCGCACAATGAAGGCGGCAGCCCTTGCCATCTTCGCTGCCGAAAACATCCTGCGCTGGCTGCCGCGCGGTACCCATCAATATGAAAAGCTGGTGCGTCCGGAAGAGTTGGAAAAGCCGCTGGCGGCAAGTGGCCTCGAGATTACCGACCGTACAGGGGTCTTCTTCAATCCGCTGTCGAACCAGTGGAACCTGTCCAAGGATATGGACGTGAACTATATGCTGCTGGCCAAGCGGCCTGCATAGCTTTCAACGGCAATAAGCCGACTACACTTTCAGCATTTGAATGCAGGCAAGCAGATCCTTTTGGGTTTCCGCGTTGCAAGCGGCAAGTTCCTTGACTCGATCGCGATCGATTGTCGTCTTCGCTCCGTCTGGCCGATGAAGCCCCAGGCCGGGCGGCGGCTTCGAAATTCAAGGGCTCGCGCAGAACGAAGCCTTCAACCGTTTCGCTTCGGCAGGTGCAACGTGCAGGCCGAAATTGTAGAAGGCCAGACGCGCGGAAGGCATTTCAGTTCACATCCTCGGGCAGAACAGGGATGGCGGCGATCTCGATGCCCTCTTCCACGAGCGCCTGCGCCTCATTGAGCGTCGCCTGACCGATGATGCCGCGGGCGTCCGCCTCGCCATAATGGATCTTGCGGGCCTCCTCGGGAAACTTCGCGCCGACATCCTCGGAATTGGCCTTGACGGCCGCAACGGCCTCTTTCAGTTTTTGCAGGGCCTCCTGGCGCATGACATCCATCGCCAGCGTCTGCCTCTCGTCCTTTTTCCGCGCCGTCGACACCGAAGGCGCCATCAGCAGCTTGGACACGGCGGCGGAATGGCAGACCGGGCAGGTCAGGAAACCAGTCGCAACCTGGCGGTCGAAATCGGCGCTTTCAGAAAACCAGCCTTCGAATTCATGGGCATTGTCACAGGTGAGGGAATAACGGATCAAGCGGCAACGCCTCCTGCGACTTCCCCCGCAATCCTCTCGACCGAAAATTCCCGGCCATTCCTCAGGTTCGGGATCTTGTCATGCGCGGCCTTGACCGCGCCGGGATCGATCTCGGCGACGATGACCGCCTCGCCGGTGGCGCCGGCCGACGCCAGCACCGTGCCCCAGGGGTCGATGATCATCGAATGGCCGAAGGTCTCGCGTCCGTCCTCGTGCCGGCCAGCCTGCGCGGCGGCAATGAGGAAGACACCGTTCTCGATGGCGCGGGCCCTGAGCAGGATCTCCCAATGCGCCTCGCCGGTCTGCTTGGTGAACGCGGCCGGAACCGTCATCACCTCGGCGCCGGCAACCGCTTGGGCGCGGAAGAGCGCGGGAAAACGCACGTCGTAGCAGATCGCAAAGCCCATTTCGGCAAAGGGCAGTGAGAGGACGCGGGCCTCCGAGCCGGCGGTGTAGGCCGCACTTTCACGCCAGCTTTCGCCATTGTCGAGATCGACGTCGAACATATGGATCTTGTCGTAGCGATTGAGGATTCGGCCATCGGGACCGAACAGAAAGCCGCGATTGGCGATCTTGCCGTCCGCAAGGGCAATCGCCGTCGAGCCGACATGCATGTAAATGCCGAGTTCGGCGGCGAGATCGGAGCCGGTCTTGACGATGATGTCGTGCGTCTCGTCGGCGAGCACGGCGCGCGCCGCCGCGCGGTCGCGCTGCAGCATGCCGGTCATCTCGGGCGTCTGCACATAGGTCGCGCCCTCGGCGGCGGCTTCACGCACAAGCCGCGCCATGGCGGCGGCATTCTTCACCGGATCGACC of Rhizobium sp. BT04 contains these proteins:
- a CDS encoding carbon-nitrogen hydrolase family protein, with product MSFKAAAIQMCSGVDPVKNAAAMARLVREAAAEGATYVQTPEMTGMLQRDRAAARAVLADETHDIIVKTGSDLAAELGIYMHVGSTAIALADGKIANRGFLFGPDGRILNRYDKIHMFDVDLDNGESWRESAAYTAGSEARVLSLPFAEMGFAICYDVRFPALFRAQAVAGAEVMTVPAAFTKQTGEAHWEILLRARAIENGVFLIAAAQAGRHEDGRETFGHSMIIDPWGTVLASAGATGEAVIVAEIDPGAVKAAHDKIPNLRNGREFSVERIAGEVAGGVAA
- a CDS encoding aspartate kinase, encoding MARIVMKFGGTSVADLDRIKNVARHVKREVDAGHEVAVVVSAMSGKTNELVSWVQGMPKVIGANSPFYDAREYDAVVASGEQVTSGLLAIALQAMDINARSWQGWQIPIQTDNAHGAARILEIDGSDIVKRMGEGQVAVIAGFQGLGPDNRLATLGRGGSDTSAVAIAAAVKADRCDIYTDVDGVYTTDPRIVPKARRLKKIAFEEMLEMASLGAKVLQVRSVELAMVHKVRTFVRSSFEDPDAPGMGDLLNPPGTLICDEDEIVEQEVVTGIAYAKDEAQISLRRLADRPGVSAAIFGPLAESHINVDMIVQNISEDGSKTDMTFTVPSGDVEKAIKVLGDHKEKIGYDVVQNESGLVKVSVIGIGMRSHAGVAATAFRALAEKGINIKAITTSEIKISILIDGPYAELAVRTLHSCYGLDKN
- a CDS encoding DUF1178 family protein — translated: MIRYSLTCDNAHEFEGWFSESADFDRQVATGFLTCPVCHSAAVSKLLMAPSVSTARKKDERQTLAMDVMRQEALQKLKEAVAAVKANSEDVGAKFPEEARKIHYGEADARGIIGQATLNEAQALVEEGIEIAAIPVLPEDVN
- the ubiG gene encoding bifunctional 2-polyprenyl-6-hydroxyphenol methylase/3-demethylubiquinol 3-O-methyltransferase UbiG, whose product is MTETARSTIDQGEVDRFSAMAAEWWSPTGKFRPLHKFNPVRLAYIRDKACENFSREPKSARPLEGLRVLDIGCGGGLLSEPVARMGASVVGADPSEKNIGIASTHAKSSGVSVDYRAVTAEALAEAGETFDIVLNMEVVEHVADVEFFMATCAKMVRPGGLIFVATINRTMKAAALAIFAAENILRWLPRGTHQYEKLVRPEELEKPLAASGLEITDRTGVFFNPLSNQWNLSKDMDVNYMLLAKRPA